The DNA window TTTGCCATGTGAACAAAAAAACCCCGAACGGACGGTCATGGCCGCTCAGGGTCTTGCAGCGCCAACATTCTCGCTGCCAGTCAACGGTTGCCCAACGGCGGCTGCAAACCGACCGCGGGCATCTTTTTTGTCACAGCGCCGTTCCAACGAGGGTGGTTTTACGGCCGGCATTGCCGCCATGCCGAATAGAGCTCCTCTTGGCCGACTGAATCCGGTAAGCGCAGCGGGGGGAGCGACAGCAGCTGCTGCTCATCGGCAACGATTGGCAATAGCCGGTCAAGCTTGGCAATGAGCAAAATCTTTTCTAGCACAGCATTATCCCGGACGATTATGGCCATGGCCCGGCTAGTGCTGACCACTTGCTTGAAAAAGCGGACAAGAAGCGCCAACCCGGTGCTGTCCAAAAATTGGAGGCCGCTGACATCGATCAAAACAAGGCGGCGTTTGACGGCAACTGCCGCCATCGCCAGCTTTTGTTCCGCGGCAAGCTGTGTATCATAAGCGAGCCGCCCGGTCAGCTTAATACACTCGTATGCAGACTCCGTAACCATTTCAAGTTCAAACGACAACCGATGCTGTTTCATCATATCCCCCTATCGTTGACCAGCCATGCCCCGCCCCCGCTGCCCGCGTTCACCGAGACGCCGGCTAAAACGGTCTATGTTGCGCCCTTTGCATTTTCATCACCAGCACCCGCCGCCCGCCTGCCCGCTCCACTAAAGCCGTCGCGTCCATAATTTCATGAATAAGCAATAGTCCGCGCCCCGATTCAGCGAGAAGCACATCGGCGAGCGTTTTTCCGCCGAGTTGTTCCATCGTTTCCTGTGGGATGCCGCCGCCGTCATCCTCGACCGCCACCGTCACTTCATCGTCTGTCATGGAAAAAGCCAACGAAACGACCCCCTCTTCCAATCCCGCCTGCCGGACGGCTTTGACGGCATTAACTACCGCCTCATGCACCGCCAGCACAAACAATTCGGCATCGCGGACAGCAAATAACCAGGCGGCTTGCTCTGCGATCAGATCGCAAAATGCAATCGCCTCCTCGCTCGCCTCGCAGCGCACCATCCACTCGGCTATCAAGTTGGCTCCCGCCTATCCATGGACTGTAATTGACAACAAACAAATGTCATCGGACGGACGAGCGAGCGAAGGACTTTGACTGATTAACTGTTCTAGGAAACGTTTATCCGGCAAATGGCGGTACGTTTGGGTGCATGTACGAATTTTCTCGATGCTTTGCAAAATGGATGGATCCATTTCCTCTAAAATGCCGTCTGTATACAAAAGCAACCGGGCTCGCCGGCCGTAGTCGATCACCCCTTTTTCAAACGGCAAAGAAAACGGGCTGCCGATCGCCAGGCCGCCTTTATCGAGCTCGTGCACGCTTCCATCGTCAAAGACGAGCAGCCCGGCCGGATGGCCGGCGTTCGTGTATTCAATTTTTCGCTCTTTCGTATCAATGACTAAGTAAATCATCGAAAACAAATAACGGATGTCATTTGCCTCATCTGGGAATAAGCTTTGCACATGCTTCTCCAGCTCACTCGCCACGGAAACGGGGTCAATGACGCGCAAGATCAATCCGCGCAAAAGCGAGCGGAGCAGCATGCTCACTAACGCCGAGGAAATGCCGTGGCCCATCACATCGATGACGATCACCCCATAGCGGTATAAATCGATTTGGTAACAAGCGTAAATATCGCCGGATAAATCATCGGACGGAATATAAACCGCTTCCATCGTCACCGCCTGATTTTGAATGAGCGGCGTCAACAAATTGTGCTGAATTTTTTTCGCCAGCTCGACTTGGCGCCGGCGCTCAGCCTCCTTTTGTTTCCGCTTGGTGATATCTTCCGCAAGGACAACATATCCGCTTGAGCTAGACACCGGAATGACCGTATAGGCAATATGGACCGGCGCGCCGTCTTCGCGTTGCACCATTCCTTCCCCGCATGGCCGCTTCTCGAGCGAAAACGGAATCGATGTTTGACCGCCATGGCGGAAAAGCTCCCAGATCGGGCGGCCGACCGCTTCCTCTTCTCGGCGTCCAAACAGCATTTCAGCGCTGTTGCCCCAGTCTTGCACCGTCCCATCCGCTCTCACCGGAACAACGGCAAACGGCGCAGAAGCATAAATGGCGCGCAGCACCTCCGCCGGCGTCAAAGAGGCGGCAGGCAGCGCACAATCCCGTTCCGCAAACCGCCAAACGAGCCATTCCCCTTCGCTGCCTGGCAGGGCATAAACGTTCATCCGACTTGCGTACGTCCGCCCGCCTTTCACTACATGGCGCGCCTCCCCTTGCCAACACCCGTCCTTTTTCACCGCTTGGGCAATATGGTCAAACAAATCGGCAGATCGTTCTGCCGGAAAAAGAGAGCTAGCCGGCCGCCCGATCAATTCCTCTTTGGCCAATCCGAGC is part of the Geobacillus sp. 46C-IIa genome and encodes:
- a CDS encoding SpoIIE family protein phosphatase, whose translation is MVKANVQAIDQLDAEQLGSGMMITDCRFFILAVSERMTERLGLAKEELIGRPASSLFPAERSADLFDHIAQAVKKDGCWQGEARHVVKGGRTYASRMNVYALPGSEGEWLVWRFAERDCALPAASLTPAEVLRAIYASAPFAVVPVRADGTVQDWGNSAEMLFGRREEEAVGRPIWELFRHGGQTSIPFSLEKRPCGEGMVQREDGAPVHIAYTVIPVSSSSGYVVLAEDITKRKQKEAERRRQVELAKKIQHNLLTPLIQNQAVTMEAVYIPSDDLSGDIYACYQIDLYRYGVIVIDVMGHGISSALVSMLLRSLLRGLILRVIDPVSVASELEKHVQSLFPDEANDIRYLFSMIYLVIDTKERKIEYTNAGHPAGLLVFDDGSVHELDKGGLAIGSPFSLPFEKGVIDYGRRARLLLYTDGILEEMDPSILQSIEKIRTCTQTYRHLPDKRFLEQLISQSPSLARPSDDICLLSITVHG
- a CDS encoding ATP-binding protein; this translates as MIAEWMVRCEASEEAIAFCDLIAEQAAWLFAVRDAELFVLAVHEAVVNAVKAVRQAGLEEGVVSLAFSMTDDEVTVAVEDDGGGIPQETMEQLGGKTLADVLLAESGRGLLLIHEIMDATALVERAGGRRVLVMKMQRAQHRPF
- a CDS encoding STAS domain-containing protein — translated: MKQHRLSFELEMVTESAYECIKLTGRLAYDTQLAAEQKLAMAAVAVKRRLVLIDVSGLQFLDSTGLALLVRFFKQVVSTSRAMAIIVRDNAVLEKILLIAKLDRLLPIVADEQQLLSLPPLRLPDSVGQEELYSAWRQCRP